Proteins encoded within one genomic window of Balaenoptera musculus isolate JJ_BM4_2016_0621 chromosome 12, mBalMus1.pri.v3, whole genome shotgun sequence:
- the MTFR2 gene encoding mitochondrial fission regulator 2 isoform X2, translated as MSFILSILREMLEYFGVPVNQVLQIWENKDYGSARSIVRIIGKILPLEPCPRPNFELIPLLNSVDPANCGSVVPSFADVLYVMSDEEASYLRFRIWKNEEEEKIASFHPLQLVEDPLTPALRHNKPTKNDWPESEAAIKKIAALEDELAFLRSQIAAIVGRQELRNSTNSGSLDLKNDRPSGLGQMPSSGTTQLSVEPDSFSSSVFPSPPPPPPPPPQVSSLQPPCSPLVQIASNNICASDNSATEVKKQHPDTRKTNFSHHSKNQKNKDVPNMLDVLKDVNKVKLRAIERSPGGRPIHKRKRQDSPWDPVSLISHALKQKFAFQEEDSFEKENNSWESSPFSSPETSRVRL; from the exons ATGTCATTCATATTGAGTATCTTAAGAGAGATGCTGGAATATTTTGGTGTTCCTGTAAACCAG GTTTTGCAGATTTGGGAAAATAAAGACTATGGATCAGCTAGGAGTATTGTTCGTATTATTGGGAAAATTCTTCCTTTAGAACCTTGTCCCAGGCCTAATTTTGAG ctGATCCCACTCTTGAACTCTGTGGACCCAGCTAACTGTGGATCTGTAGTTCCATCTTTTGCTGACGTTTTGTATGTGATGAGTGATGAAGAAGCCAGTTATCTCAGATTTCG TATATGGAAaaatgaagaagaggagaaaattgcTTCTTTCCATCCTTTGCAACTAGTTGAAGATCCACTGACACCTGCTCTAAGGCataacaaaccaacaaaaaatgaTTGGCCTGAAAGTGaagctgcaattaaaaaaatagctgcCCTTGAAGATGAGCTAGCTTTTCTTCGCTCTCAGATTGCTGCAATTGTGGGAAGGCAAGAACTGAGAAACAGTACAAATTCTG gCTCCTTGGACTTGAAGAATGACAGGCCTAGTGGTTTGGGACAAATGCCATCATCAGGGACTACTCAACTGAGTGTCGAACCAGATTCGTTTTCAAGTTCAgtgtttccctctcctcctcctcctccaccaccgcCTCCTCAGGTTTCTTCTCTACAGCCTCCATGTTCTCCTCTCGTGCAAATAGCATCTAATAATATTTGTGCATCAGATAATTCAGCAACTGAAGTGAAAAAACAGCACCCAGATACTAGGAAAACCAATTTTAGTCATCattcaaaaaaccagaaaaataaagatgttccAAACATGTTGGATGTTCTGAAGGATGTGAATAAGGTTAAGCTACGTGCCATTGAAAG gtccccTGGAGGCAGACCcattcataaaaggaaaagacaagacTCACCTTGGGATCCAGTGTCTTTAATATCCCATGCACTTAAGCAGAAATTtgcattccaagaagaagattcctttgagaaagaaaataattcttgggagtcttctccattttctagTCCAGAAACTTCAAGGGTGAGATTATAA
- the MTFR2 gene encoding mitochondrial fission regulator 2 isoform X1, which produces MSFILSILREMLEYFGVPVNQVLQIWENKDYGSARSIVRIIGKILPLEPCPRPNFELIPLLNSVDPANCGSVVPSFADVLYVMSDEEASYLRFRNSIWKNEEEEKIASFHPLQLVEDPLTPALRHNKPTKNDWPESEAAIKKIAALEDELAFLRSQIAAIVGRQELRNSTNSGSLDLKNDRPSGLGQMPSSGTTQLSVEPDSFSSSVFPSPPPPPPPPPQVSSLQPPCSPLVQIASNNICASDNSATEVKKQHPDTRKTNFSHHSKNQKNKDVPNMLDVLKDVNKVKLRAIERSPGGRPIHKRKRQDSPWDPVSLISHALKQKFAFQEEDSFEKENNSWESSPFSSPETSRVRL; this is translated from the exons ATGTCATTCATATTGAGTATCTTAAGAGAGATGCTGGAATATTTTGGTGTTCCTGTAAACCAG GTTTTGCAGATTTGGGAAAATAAAGACTATGGATCAGCTAGGAGTATTGTTCGTATTATTGGGAAAATTCTTCCTTTAGAACCTTGTCCCAGGCCTAATTTTGAG ctGATCCCACTCTTGAACTCTGTGGACCCAGCTAACTGTGGATCTGTAGTTCCATCTTTTGCTGACGTTTTGTATGTGATGAGTGATGAAGAAGCCAGTTATCTCAGATTTCG AAATAGTATATGGAAaaatgaagaagaggagaaaattgcTTCTTTCCATCCTTTGCAACTAGTTGAAGATCCACTGACACCTGCTCTAAGGCataacaaaccaacaaaaaatgaTTGGCCTGAAAGTGaagctgcaattaaaaaaatagctgcCCTTGAAGATGAGCTAGCTTTTCTTCGCTCTCAGATTGCTGCAATTGTGGGAAGGCAAGAACTGAGAAACAGTACAAATTCTG gCTCCTTGGACTTGAAGAATGACAGGCCTAGTGGTTTGGGACAAATGCCATCATCAGGGACTACTCAACTGAGTGTCGAACCAGATTCGTTTTCAAGTTCAgtgtttccctctcctcctcctcctccaccaccgcCTCCTCAGGTTTCTTCTCTACAGCCTCCATGTTCTCCTCTCGTGCAAATAGCATCTAATAATATTTGTGCATCAGATAATTCAGCAACTGAAGTGAAAAAACAGCACCCAGATACTAGGAAAACCAATTTTAGTCATCattcaaaaaaccagaaaaataaagatgttccAAACATGTTGGATGTTCTGAAGGATGTGAATAAGGTTAAGCTACGTGCCATTGAAAG gtccccTGGAGGCAGACCcattcataaaaggaaaagacaagacTCACCTTGGGATCCAGTGTCTTTAATATCCCATGCACTTAAGCAGAAATTtgcattccaagaagaagattcctttgagaaagaaaataattcttgggagtcttctccattttctagTCCAGAAACTTCAAGGGTGAGATTATAA